In Pengzhenrongella sicca, a single genomic region encodes these proteins:
- a CDS encoding Na(+)/H(+) antiporter subunit C produces the protein MSHDMTPNLVLVVVIGVLVAVGVYLLLERSLSRVLIGIILIGNGVNLSFLVAGGAAGGAPIVGTTPIDEMSDPLPQAMVLTAIVITLGMTAFLLALAYRSWQLHRHDEVQDDVEDHRIARLAALDEPSFADVDTLDTTTDLEREAAEARDETQAIPVGPAGRRAGPA, from the coding sequence ATGAGCCACGACATGACGCCCAACCTCGTGCTGGTGGTCGTGATCGGCGTGCTCGTCGCGGTCGGCGTGTACCTGCTGCTCGAGCGGAGCCTGAGCCGCGTGCTCATCGGGATCATCCTCATCGGCAACGGCGTCAACCTCAGCTTTCTCGTCGCGGGCGGCGCGGCCGGCGGCGCGCCGATCGTCGGCACGACCCCGATCGACGAGATGAGCGACCCGCTCCCGCAGGCGATGGTGCTCACGGCGATCGTCATCACGCTCGGCATGACGGCGTTCCTGCTGGCGCTGGCGTACCGGTCCTGGCAGCTGCACCGCCACGACGAGGTGCAGGACGACGTGGAGGACCACCGGATCGCGCGGCTCGCGGCGCTGGACGAGCCGAGCTTCGCCGACGTCGACACGCTCGACACCACGACCGACCTCGAGCGGGAGGCGGCCGAGGCGCGCGACGAGACGCAGGCGATCCCGGTCGGGCCCGCAGGCCGCCGGGCGGGACCCGCATGA